A stretch of Cucumis sativus cultivar 9930 chromosome 2, Cucumber_9930_V3, whole genome shotgun sequence DNA encodes these proteins:
- the LOC101207053 gene encoding double-stranded RNA-binding protein 1 isoform X1, with the protein MPAKDNFQGVSNCYVFKSRLQEYAQKVGLPTPVYETIKEGPSHEPTFHSTVIVNDVRYDSLPGFSNRKAAEQSAAEVALMELSKSSDLNPHVSQPVHETGLCKNLLQEYAQKMNFAIPLYQCQKDDGPGRGSLFSCTVEIGGIRYIGAVAKTKKEAEIKAARTALLAIQSCPNSLSEKSVNQVQLTVIPSCKRKEAADCSVKPKSTASPRAKKGRFKRFKRGVLRNRDFINGLVNLDFDNTDRSTLEPFTTGVVQLPGYVGPVDLAKDTLLNSECRTTDLSSNNNDVLVSNVQSDMPLLLNGNSGNGCSGTFNSNQVNCATSNVMSSPLTDVQPTCSEVANVAAGVTGELQ; encoded by the exons ATGCCAGCCAAGGACAACTTTCAGG GTGTTTCAAATTGCTATGTTTTCAAAAGTCGACTGCAGGAATATGCACAAAAAGTGGGACTTCCCACACCTGTATACGAGACTATCAAAGAAGGTCCTTCCCATGAGCCAACTTTTCATTCTACGGTGATTGTTAATGATGTTAGATATGATTCTCTACCGGGATTTTCTAATCGCAAGGCAGCAGAGCAGTCAGCTGCTGAAGTAGCTCTTATGGAACTGTCTAAATCCAGTGATCTTAATCCACATGTCTCTCAACCCGTG CACGAAACAGGACTGTGCAAAAATCTGCTTCAGGAGTATGCACAGAAGATGAACTTTGCAATCCCACTTTATCAATGCCAAAAAGATGATGGTCCAGGCAGAGGATCCCTTTTCTCATGTACAGTAGAAATTGGAGGGATCCGCTATATTGGTGCTGtagcaaaaacaaagaaagaagcaGAAATTAAAGCTGCAAGAACTGCTTTGTTAGCAATCCAATCTTGCCCGAATTCATTGTCTGAAAAATCTGTCAATCAAGTTCAGCTCACTGTGATCCCATCATGCAAGCGAAAAGAAGCAGCAGATTGCTCAGTTAAACCAAAGTCCACTGCATCGCCCAGAGCAAAGAAAGGTCGATTTAAGAGATTTAAGAGAGGAGTGTTAAGGAATAGAGACTTCATAAATGGATTAGTCAATTTGGACTTTGACAACACTGATAGATCAACCTTGGAACCTTTTACAACTGGGGTTGTCCAGTTGCCAGGGTATGTGGGACCAGTTGATTTAGCGAAAGATACTTTGCTGAATTCCGAGTGTAGAACGACTGATCTAAGCTCAAATAACAACGACGTTTTGGTCTCCAACGTCCAAAGCGACATGCCTCTGCTCCTAAATGGTAATTCCGGAAATGGTTGTTCGGGTACTTTCAATTCCAATCAAGTAAACTGTGCAACTTCTAATGTTATGAGTTCTCCTCTGACTGACGTTCAACCAACTTGTAGTGAAGTAGCGAATGTGGCTGCTGGAGTAACAGGAGAGCTTCAGTGA
- the LOC101206820 gene encoding uncharacterized protein LOC101206820 isoform X1, which translates to MKLKKQSVTEKDFSSLLRRYSPTTVLALLQEVAQAPDAKIDWNDLVKNTSTGISNPREYQMLWRHLAYRHALLDDLEDEKAPLEDDSDLECDLEPFPSVSCETLTEAAACAKVFISSGSPSDLNVPNSSIIEAPLTISLPRSYTDGVQFENVDPACSVKGAIITVPVSVQRQPVLAPPSAEGLNTNGPTYGNNASRRKRKPWSEAEDLELMAAVKKCGEGNWANIIRGDFLSDRTASQLSQRWAIIKKKHGNLNVGVNTAGTQLSEVQLAARHAMSVALGRHVGSLKARINGSASTSTIGNGSSLTTVATSEQVQDKLHQSPTHAKPSSIGSSSLTAKTQVTTSKKMVPKSSFDSDCIVRAAAVAAGARIASPADAASLLKAAQSKNAIHIMAKVPASTKTLTPGRGPSHLEAHPSIKLPTLSTTPTVVPSRGGPLKITSPTTAKLSSVQTDQNTAVASATASTASATDQNTAVASTASADSLSEKEIKIAEEIRGRSLAGVQATSQKGEHCLSKQSLSGRVQQEKPADLGPPFKRQSSGRVQEEKPAELGPPLKRQATETSNCSSSSQNMPMADGNTKVETCNQAEERQKSNANMVTGSSDQQGIMNQSQVERAEPQDMDINSDGKDRPITKTDRCSENSRHKEAASEILEGNTKVDG; encoded by the exons ATGAAGCTCAAGAAGCAATCTGTCACCGAGAAagatttttcctctctcttacGGAG GTACTCTCCGACGACGGTGCTGGCGTTGTTACAGGAAGTGGCACAAGCTCCAGACGCGAAGATTGATTGGAACGATTTGGTTAAAAATACTTCGACTGGGATTTCGAATCCCCGGGAATATCAGATGTTATGGCGGCATTTGGCTTATCGTCATGCGTTGCTTGATGATTTAGAAGATGAGAAAGCACCTTTG GAAGATGACAGTGACTTAGAGTGTGATTTGGAGCCGTTTCCATCGGTCAGCTGCGAAACTTTGACAGAGGCTGCAGCGTGTGCAAAG GTGTTTATCTCTTCTGGTTCTCCAAGTGACTTGAATGTTCCGAACAGTAGCATAATAGAGGCTCCATTAACTATTAGCCTACCTAGAAGTTATACGGATGGAGTTCAGTTTGAAAATGTAGACCCTGCTTGCTCCGTAAAAGGTGCAATCATTACGGTTCCTGTTTCTGTTCAAAGACAGCCAGTCCTTGCCCCACCATCCGCCGAAGGATTGAATACAAATGGACCAACATATGGCAACAATGCTTCtcgaaggaaaagaaaaccttgGTCGGAGGCAGAGGACCTTGAGTTGATGGCTGCAGTGAAGAAATGTGGTGAAGGGAATTGGGCAAACATCATACGTGGAGACTTCTTGAGCGATAGAACTGCTTCACAGCTATCTCag AGATGGgcaattattaaaaagaagcaTGGAAATTTGAATGTGGGAGTCAACACAGCTGGTACACAACTATCTGAGGTGCAGTTGGCAGCGCGCCATGCGATGTCCGTAGCTCTTGGTAGACATGTTGGTAGCTTGAAAGCTAGAATAAATGGCTCAG CCAGTACAAGTACGATTGGTAATGGTAGTTCCCTTACTACAGTTGCCACCTCGGAACAAGTGCAAGATAAATTACATCAAAGCCCTACTCATGCAAAACCATCTTCCATTGGATCGTCAAGTCTAACCGCTAAAACTCAAGTTACCACATCCAAGAAGATGGTCCCAAAGTCTTCTTTTGATTCAGACTGTATTGTTAGAGCTGCTGCAGTTGCTGCTGGAGCTCGCATCGCTTCACCAGCAGATGCTGCATCTCTACTCAAGGCCGCTCAGTCGAAGAATGCCATCCATATCATGGCCAAAGTGCCTGCTTCAACCAAAACACTCACTCCTGGCAGGGGGCCTAGCCATTTAGAAGCTCATCCTAGTATTAAGTTACCCACCCTCTCTACCACCCCCACGGTTGTGCCATCTCGTGGTGGCCCCTTGAAGATTACATCTCCAACAACTGCCAAATTATCAAGTGTGCAAACAGACCAGAATACTGCTGTAGCCTCTGCCACTGCATCCACTGCATCTGCAACAGACCAGAATACTGCTGTAGCCTCCACTGCATCTGCTGATTCATTGTCAGAAAAGGAGATCAAGATAGCAGAAGAAATTAGAGGTCGCAGTTTAGCTGGTGTGCAGGCCACATCCCAAAAGGGTGAACATTGTCTTTCCAAACAATCATTATCCGGAAGAGTTCAACAAGAAAAGCCAGCTGACTTAGGACCACCGTTCAAAAGACAATCATCTGGGAGAGTTCAGGAAGAAAAGCCAGCAGAATTGGGACCGCCGTTGAAAAGACAAGCTACTGAGACTAGTAATTGCAGTAGTAGTTCACAAAACATGCCAATGGCTGATGGCAATACTAAAGTTGAAACTTGCAATCAGGCCGAAGAGAGACAAAAAAGCAATGCTAATATGGTTACTGGTTCCTCAGATCAGCAAGGAATCATGAATCAGTCACAGGTTGAGAGAGCTGAACCTCAGGACATGGACATTAATAGTGATGGAAAGGATAGACCTATTACGAAAACAGACAGATGCAGTGAAAATTCAAGGCACAAGGAGGCTGCAAGTGAGATTTTGGAAGGAAACACCAAGGTTGACGGCTAA
- the LOC101207053 gene encoding double-stranded RNA-binding protein 1 isoform X2: MPAKDNFQGVSNCYVFKSRLQEYAQKVGLPTPVYETIKEGPSHEPTFHSTVIVNDVRYDSLPGFSNRKAAEQSAAEVALMELSKSSDLNPHVSQPVHETGLCKNLLQEYAQKMNFAIPLYQCQKDDGPGRGSLFSCTVEIGGIRYIGAVAKTKKEAEIKAARTALLAIQSCPNSLSEKSVNQVQLTVIPSCKRKEAADCSVKPKSTASPRAKKGRFKRFKRGVLRNRDFINGLVNLDFDNTDRSTLEPFTTGVVQLPGYVGPVDLAKDTLLNSECRTTDLSSNNNDVLVSNVQSDMPLLLNVK; this comes from the exons ATGCCAGCCAAGGACAACTTTCAGG GTGTTTCAAATTGCTATGTTTTCAAAAGTCGACTGCAGGAATATGCACAAAAAGTGGGACTTCCCACACCTGTATACGAGACTATCAAAGAAGGTCCTTCCCATGAGCCAACTTTTCATTCTACGGTGATTGTTAATGATGTTAGATATGATTCTCTACCGGGATTTTCTAATCGCAAGGCAGCAGAGCAGTCAGCTGCTGAAGTAGCTCTTATGGAACTGTCTAAATCCAGTGATCTTAATCCACATGTCTCTCAACCCGTG CACGAAACAGGACTGTGCAAAAATCTGCTTCAGGAGTATGCACAGAAGATGAACTTTGCAATCCCACTTTATCAATGCCAAAAAGATGATGGTCCAGGCAGAGGATCCCTTTTCTCATGTACAGTAGAAATTGGAGGGATCCGCTATATTGGTGCTGtagcaaaaacaaagaaagaagcaGAAATTAAAGCTGCAAGAACTGCTTTGTTAGCAATCCAATCTTGCCCGAATTCATTGTCTGAAAAATCTGTCAATCAAGTTCAGCTCACTGTGATCCCATCATGCAAGCGAAAAGAAGCAGCAGATTGCTCAGTTAAACCAAAGTCCACTGCATCGCCCAGAGCAAAGAAAGGTCGATTTAAGAGATTTAAGAGAGGAGTGTTAAGGAATAGAGACTTCATAAATGGATTAGTCAATTTGGACTTTGACAACACTGATAGATCAACCTTGGAACCTTTTACAACTGGGGTTGTCCAGTTGCCAGGGTATGTGGGACCAGTTGATTTAGCGAAAGATACTTTGCTGAATTCCGAGTGTAGAACGACTGATCTAAGCTCAAATAACAACGACGTTTTGGTCTCCAACGTCCAAAGCGACATGCCTCTGCTCCTAAATG TGAAGTAG
- the LOC101206820 gene encoding cell wall protein DAN4 isoform X2 has translation MENDFCQVFISSGSPSDLNVPNSSIIEAPLTISLPRSYTDGVQFENVDPACSVKGAIITVPVSVQRQPVLAPPSAEGLNTNGPTYGNNASRRKRKPWSEAEDLELMAAVKKCGEGNWANIIRGDFLSDRTASQLSQRWAIIKKKHGNLNVGVNTAGTQLSEVQLAARHAMSVALGRHVGSLKARINGSASTSTIGNGSSLTTVATSEQVQDKLHQSPTHAKPSSIGSSSLTAKTQVTTSKKMVPKSSFDSDCIVRAAAVAAGARIASPADAASLLKAAQSKNAIHIMAKVPASTKTLTPGRGPSHLEAHPSIKLPTLSTTPTVVPSRGGPLKITSPTTAKLSSVQTDQNTAVASATASTASATDQNTAVASTASADSLSEKEIKIAEEIRGRSLAGVQATSQKGEHCLSKQSLSGRVQQEKPADLGPPFKRQSSGRVQEEKPAELGPPLKRQATETSNCSSSSQNMPMADGNTKVETCNQAEERQKSNANMVTGSSDQQGIMNQSQVERAEPQDMDINSDGKDRPITKTDRCSENSRHKEAASEILEGNTKVDG, from the exons ATGGAAAATGACTTCTGTCAGGTGTTTATCTCTTCTGGTTCTCCAAGTGACTTGAATGTTCCGAACAGTAGCATAATAGAGGCTCCATTAACTATTAGCCTACCTAGAAGTTATACGGATGGAGTTCAGTTTGAAAATGTAGACCCTGCTTGCTCCGTAAAAGGTGCAATCATTACGGTTCCTGTTTCTGTTCAAAGACAGCCAGTCCTTGCCCCACCATCCGCCGAAGGATTGAATACAAATGGACCAACATATGGCAACAATGCTTCtcgaaggaaaagaaaaccttgGTCGGAGGCAGAGGACCTTGAGTTGATGGCTGCAGTGAAGAAATGTGGTGAAGGGAATTGGGCAAACATCATACGTGGAGACTTCTTGAGCGATAGAACTGCTTCACAGCTATCTCag AGATGGgcaattattaaaaagaagcaTGGAAATTTGAATGTGGGAGTCAACACAGCTGGTACACAACTATCTGAGGTGCAGTTGGCAGCGCGCCATGCGATGTCCGTAGCTCTTGGTAGACATGTTGGTAGCTTGAAAGCTAGAATAAATGGCTCAG CCAGTACAAGTACGATTGGTAATGGTAGTTCCCTTACTACAGTTGCCACCTCGGAACAAGTGCAAGATAAATTACATCAAAGCCCTACTCATGCAAAACCATCTTCCATTGGATCGTCAAGTCTAACCGCTAAAACTCAAGTTACCACATCCAAGAAGATGGTCCCAAAGTCTTCTTTTGATTCAGACTGTATTGTTAGAGCTGCTGCAGTTGCTGCTGGAGCTCGCATCGCTTCACCAGCAGATGCTGCATCTCTACTCAAGGCCGCTCAGTCGAAGAATGCCATCCATATCATGGCCAAAGTGCCTGCTTCAACCAAAACACTCACTCCTGGCAGGGGGCCTAGCCATTTAGAAGCTCATCCTAGTATTAAGTTACCCACCCTCTCTACCACCCCCACGGTTGTGCCATCTCGTGGTGGCCCCTTGAAGATTACATCTCCAACAACTGCCAAATTATCAAGTGTGCAAACAGACCAGAATACTGCTGTAGCCTCTGCCACTGCATCCACTGCATCTGCAACAGACCAGAATACTGCTGTAGCCTCCACTGCATCTGCTGATTCATTGTCAGAAAAGGAGATCAAGATAGCAGAAGAAATTAGAGGTCGCAGTTTAGCTGGTGTGCAGGCCACATCCCAAAAGGGTGAACATTGTCTTTCCAAACAATCATTATCCGGAAGAGTTCAACAAGAAAAGCCAGCTGACTTAGGACCACCGTTCAAAAGACAATCATCTGGGAGAGTTCAGGAAGAAAAGCCAGCAGAATTGGGACCGCCGTTGAAAAGACAAGCTACTGAGACTAGTAATTGCAGTAGTAGTTCACAAAACATGCCAATGGCTGATGGCAATACTAAAGTTGAAACTTGCAATCAGGCCGAAGAGAGACAAAAAAGCAATGCTAATATGGTTACTGGTTCCTCAGATCAGCAAGGAATCATGAATCAGTCACAGGTTGAGAGAGCTGAACCTCAGGACATGGACATTAATAGTGATGGAAAGGATAGACCTATTACGAAAACAGACAGATGCAGTGAAAATTCAAGGCACAAGGAGGCTGCAAGTGAGATTTTGGAAGGAAACACCAAGGTTGACGGCTAA
- the LOC101213956 gene encoding uncharacterized protein LOC101213956, with the protein MSVAFPQLSWWLWSGKHKEPRSSNGGSALNASLDTANRETDTLKFPLVNGANLSSSSRRVKRKWHSREERKIDREYDIVLVPSDGGCVSGSESDDSDWSIGWSEPHGPGFQSDDESDNSFAVLVPCYGRIYNDFVDETKNSILSAVGNINDSFSAESKKYMEQWLSSLQNC; encoded by the exons ATGTCTGTGGCATTTCCCCAACTCTCGTGGTGGTTATGGAGTGGGAAGCATAAAGAACCTCGAAGCTCGAATGGTGGGTCTGCTTTAAATGCTTCACTAGATACAGCCAACCGGGAAACGGACACTCTAAAATTTCCTTTAGTTAATGGGGCCAACTTATCATCCTCATCTAGAAGGGTGAAGAGGAAATGGCATAGtcgagaagaaagaaaaattgatagggAATACGACATTGTTCTTGTTCCATCTGATGGAGGATGTGTTTCAGGGTCTGAGTCTGATGATTCAGATTGGTCGATCGGATGGTCGGAGCCCCACGGACCTGGATTCCAGAGTGATGATGAATCAGATAACAGTTTTGCTGTGCTGGTTCCATGTTATGGACGCATTTACAATGATTTTGTGGACGAGACTAAGAATAGTATCTTAAGTGCCGTTGGGAACATTAACGACAGTTTTTCTGCTG AGAGCAAGAAATATATGGAACAGTGGCTGTCCTCTCTTCAGAACTGCTAA
- the LOC101214199 gene encoding uncharacterized protein LOC101214199, giving the protein MVTDILLQIALILVMVVMFLAMHNIPQRYFAKLRLRFRSNVESKRHFVRGAQLLARARSAPSRSSATSLAEEVVAEANKAIALDPKDAAAHILKALALDTQGFKTSALESLDTALSPLVAKSLSDEERGDALFKRAELKMSTNRRALVDSALADLTESVTLSQNANSYYWLGKCYETKKLREEAKKAYEEALNIEPRLSNAREALERLSSSQSS; this is encoded by the coding sequence ATGGTGACCGACATACTTCTTCAAATTGCTCTCATCCTCGTAATGGTCGTCATGTTCCTCGCTATGCACAATATTCCGCAGAGATACTTCGCCAAGCTCCGATTGCGCTTCCGATCCAACGTCGAATCTAAACGCCACTTCGTGAGAGGCGCTCAGCTTCTCGCTCGAGCGAGATCTGCTCCGTCGCGCTCCTCGGCCACATCGTTAGCAGAAGAAGTCGTAGCGGAAGCCAATAAGGCCATAGCTCTGGATCCTAAGGATGCCGCCGCTCACATCCTCAAAGCTTTGGCTCTCGACACTCAAGGATTCAAAACCTCTGCTCTGGAATCGCTCGATACAGCTCTATCGCCGCTCGTCGCTAAGTCGCTCAGCGATGAAGAACGAGGCGACGCGTTGTTCAAGCGAGCTGAGTTGAAGATGTCCACGAATCGACGAGCCCTAGTTGACTCGGCTTTGGCTGATTTGACCGAGTCCGTGACACTGAGTCAGAATGCAAATTCCTACTATTGGTTGGGGAAATGCTATGAGACGAAGAAACTGAGAGAAGAGGCCAAGAAAGCATATGAAGAAGCTTTGAATATCGAACCACGATTATCCAATGCTAGGGAGGCATTGGAACGTCTATCATCATCGCAATCAAGCTGA